In Leptospira bouyouniensis, the genomic stretch CGATCTACAATTCAACAAGTCGGATGCAGTTTATAATGCAAACAGTTTCTTTGGGAGCGGCGGTGGCCAAACTATCAGATGGTCAATTAATGAAGTCAATATCCGTTTTGGAACTGGACTTAATGTATGGTAGCAGGACTACGCATAACAGCGACTTACCGCTTCGCTTCGGCACTTGCGACCTCGCTCGGCCTAAAGGCACATTCCGTGTGCCGCTAACGCCTCCTCCGGAGGCTCAGCTACACGAAACGTCGGTAAGCCTAGTTCGTTATGCGTCATGATTAGAATGGATATAATATGAAATGCCCACGATGCCTAAATAATTTACACTTATTAAAAAATTCAGAAATGAAAACTCACCATTGTATGAGTTGTGATGGAATTTTTATAAATACAAAACAATTAGATAGAATTAAATTCAATTCATTATACTTAAAAATCGATGAAATTAAAAATAATACTGCGAATAGACTTAATCTTAAATGTAGTAATTGTAATAAGCCATTTCTTCAGTTTTCTTACCCTTTCAATGAAAATAATCTAATTTTAGATTACTGCAACAACTGTGAATGTCTATGGCTTGATTATGAAGAAAAATATTTCTTAACATTAAAAGAGAAAATCGGAGGCTACCTCGACCCAAGTCTAAATTCTAATAAAAAATTTGAATTGAATCAAAATTTTGAGAAAGAACTTATTAAAAGCATTCAAACAAAAATAAATGATAGAAATCGAAAAATTCTCATCAAATCCAGTTCTTTCAATATTTACAATATCATAACTATTGCTTCTATTTTGATTATAGCAACCTTGCTTATATTTCTACTAAACTCTCAAAATCCTATCGATTCTTTCCAATCTTTGATAAGCAGAAGCGGAGGAAATCGTAGGAGTTATAGGTATTTACCATTAAAAGGCTTTTTCTATCATACGAGCTTTCTAAATCTATTATATACATCTTTCTTTTTTCTAACATTTACTTATTTATTAAGAAAAATTTTTAAACCAGTAGAATTTATTGCGATGATATTTTTGTCTCAGTACCTCGGATTCCTTTTTATTTCCAGGCAAATTAAAATTCAATCCTTATCGGGAAACCTTCCAGCTGTATCTAGTTTAATTGCCTTGTATTCTGCTTACTTTTCTCTCGATACATTTACTATATTTTTCAAAAATAGACTTCAATGGCTTCCGCCAATAATTACTATATTTGTAAATCCTAAAATGTATTCTATCATATGGTTAATATCTATTTCTATCATTTGCTTAGAAACTAACCAAAAAGAGATCCTATCTCTCTGCATTGGCGGAGCTATTACTGGAATCATTTTTGGATATTTAAAATTTAATGATATTTTAGAAAAGTTTATATATTATAAATGATAATCACGACGCATAACAGCGACTTACCGCTACGCTTCGGCACAAGGCCTCGCTCGGCCTACGGCAAATTGTCCTCCTGTCACTCGC encodes the following:
- a CDS encoding zf-TFIIB domain-containing protein, translating into MKCPRCLNNLHLLKNSEMKTHHCMSCDGIFINTKQLDRIKFNSLYLKIDEIKNNTANRLNLKCSNCNKPFLQFSYPFNENNLILDYCNNCECLWLDYEEKYFLTLKEKIGGYLDPSLNSNKKFELNQNFEKELIKSIQTKINDRNRKILIKSSSFNIYNIITIASILIIATLLIFLLNSQNPIDSFQSLISRSGGNRRSYRYLPLKGFFYHTSFLNLLYTSFFFLTFTYLLRKIFKPVEFIAMIFLSQYLGFLFISRQIKIQSLSGNLPAVSSLIALYSAYFSLDTFTIFFKNRLQWLPPIITIFVNPKMYSIIWLISISIICLETNQKEILSLCIGGAITGIIFGYLKFNDILEKFIYYK